A single genomic interval of Picosynechococcus sp. PCC 7003 harbors:
- a CDS encoding diflavin flavoprotein: MVATPIKTEKRLTIQTEKVNDNTTTIRSLDWDRDRFDIEFGLQNGTTYNSYIIRGEKIALVDTSHAKFRQLYLDALTGEIDPKTIDYIIISHTEPDHSGLVKDVLKIAPQAVVVGAKIAIKFLKDLVHDPFEFIEVKSGDRLDLGNGHNLEFVSAPNLHWPDTIFTYDPASEILFTCDAFGMHYCSDDTYDENLQAITPDYRFYYECLMAPNARSVLSAMKRVDKLDGEITLVANGHGPLLKHNTKEMMEWYRQWSEAQTKGDKMAAVFYVSDYGYSDRISQAIAKGITKAGVAVEMVDLKVADPQDVHEIVGRAAGLVIGMPPIDSAYNAELSKAVGTILAASKDKQVFGMFESYGGNDEPIDPLQMRFRDAGLTKAFDSIRVKDDPSEGLYQLCEESGTDLGQLLTQKEKLKQRKNIDTELDKAMGRISGGLYIITAQKGDMKGAMVASWVTQASFEPPGFTVAVAKDRAIESLMQVGDRFVLNILEEGKYQPLMKHFLKRFPPGADRFAGVKVQTAKNGSPILNDALAYLECEVISRMECSDHWIVYSKVDAGRVSNPDGLTAVHHRKVGNYY; the protein is encoded by the coding sequence ATGGTTGCTACGCCAATTAAAACCGAAAAGCGGTTAACGATCCAGACAGAAAAGGTTAACGACAACACCACAACCATTCGTTCGCTGGATTGGGATCGCGATCGCTTTGACATTGAATTCGGTTTGCAAAATGGCACCACCTACAACTCCTACATCATCCGGGGCGAAAAGATTGCCCTTGTGGATACCTCCCACGCGAAGTTTCGGCAGCTATACCTCGATGCGCTTACCGGCGAGATTGACCCAAAAACCATTGACTACATCATCATCAGCCACACAGAACCGGATCACAGTGGTCTAGTGAAAGATGTTTTGAAAATTGCCCCCCAAGCGGTGGTGGTTGGTGCAAAAATTGCGATCAAATTCCTCAAGGATTTGGTACACGATCCCTTTGAATTTATCGAAGTGAAAAGTGGCGATCGCCTCGATTTGGGCAACGGTCACAACCTCGAATTTGTCAGTGCGCCAAACCTCCACTGGCCAGACACCATTTTCACCTACGACCCGGCGAGTGAGATTCTTTTCACCTGCGATGCCTTTGGGATGCACTATTGCTCCGACGACACCTACGATGAAAATCTCCAAGCAATTACGCCGGACTACCGTTTTTACTACGAATGCTTGATGGCCCCCAATGCCCGTTCTGTGCTGAGTGCGATGAAACGGGTGGATAAGCTCGACGGGGAAATTACCCTAGTTGCCAATGGCCATGGCCCGCTGCTAAAGCACAACACCAAGGAAATGATGGAATGGTACCGCCAGTGGAGCGAGGCCCAAACCAAGGGCGATAAGATGGCGGCGGTATTCTATGTCTCTGATTATGGCTATAGTGACCGCATCTCCCAGGCGATCGCCAAGGGGATTACCAAAGCCGGTGTCGCCGTGGAAATGGTCGATCTCAAGGTCGCTGATCCCCAGGATGTCCATGAAATTGTCGGTCGGGCCGCAGGACTGGTGATCGGGATGCCCCCCATCGACAGTGCCTATAACGCTGAATTAAGTAAAGCAGTGGGCACCATTCTCGCCGCGTCAAAGGATAAACAAGTATTTGGTATGTTTGAATCCTACGGCGGCAACGACGAGCCCATTGATCCATTGCAGATGCGGTTCCGCGATGCTGGCCTGACAAAAGCCTTCGATTCGATCCGCGTCAAGGACGACCCCAGTGAAGGACTCTATCAACTCTGCGAAGAATCTGGCACTGACCTCGGCCAATTGCTCACCCAAAAAGAAAAGCTCAAACAACGAAAAAATATCGATACCGAGCTCGATAAAGCGATGGGACGCATCAGCGGCGGCCTATACATCATCACCGCCCAGAAAGGCGACATGAAAGGGGCGATGGTGGCTTCCTGGGTGACCCAAGCCAGTTTTGAACCTCCTGGTTTTACGGTTGCAGTGGCGAAAGACCGGGCGATTGAATCTCTGATGCAAGTGGGCGATCGCTTTGTATTGAATATTCTCGAAGAAGGGAAATATCAGCCGTTAATGAAGCACTTCCTGAAGCGTTTCCCTCCTGGCGCTGATCGCTTTGCAGGCGTCAAGGTACAAACTGCGAAAAACGGTTCACCAATTCTGAATGATGCTCTTGCTTACCTAGAATGTGAAGTAATTAGCCGCATGGAATGTAGCGATCACTGGATTGTCTACAGTAAAGTTGATGCCGGTCGTGTGTCGAATCCTGATGGGTTGACGGCTGTCCACCACCGTAAAGTGGGCAACTACTACTAA
- a CDS encoding cupin domain-containing protein: protein MSLFPVKPRYFLSSLLLCSCFSVFQAALAESESTNQYTQTVTRTVLAEGLPKAAPNQILELVRYEIPPFATLPPHIHPGLQIARVEFGLLTYAVIEGTALITRADGTKESLTPGQKTLLKPGDAVTEAEGMVHFGQNETPDPVILLATSLLTVGEPKAILIEE, encoded by the coding sequence ATGAGTCTCTTCCCTGTGAAACCCCGTTATTTTCTTTCTTCATTACTGCTCTGTAGCTGTTTTTCTGTTTTCCAAGCAGCTCTAGCTGAATCAGAATCGACCAATCAATATACCCAAACCGTCACTCGCACTGTTTTGGCCGAGGGTCTACCAAAAGCGGCCCCTAACCAAATTTTAGAGTTGGTGCGTTACGAAATTCCCCCTTTTGCGACCCTACCGCCCCACATCCATCCTGGTTTACAAATTGCCCGGGTGGAGTTTGGTTTGTTGACCTATGCGGTTATTGAAGGAACGGCGCTGATTACCCGTGCAGATGGCACAAAAGAAAGCTTAACTCCGGGACAAAAAACCCTCCTCAAACCTGGAGATGCGGTAACAGAAGCCGAGGGAATGGTACATTTTGGGCAAAATGAAACTCCAGATCCAGTCATTTTACTCGCCACTTCTTTATTAACCGTTGGAGAACCAAAAGCAATCCTCATCGAAGAATAG
- a CDS encoding CBS domain-containing protein — protein sequence MDVILCHQTVDFDALGAAIGLAYLRVGARVVLTGGAHPGVKRFLALYRGEFPFVEMRSVHPEQLRTIMVVDNQQRQRLGKAQEWLDRPQVKQIEVYDHHLDQERDIPATYVEIEDVGATTTIIAEKLQARGVELDPYTATVMALGIHVDTGSLTFDQTTVRDAQALTWLMGQGAMVKIIAEYAEPGFSPQVQHLFSEAIANLERENVDGHRVARVLLKTANFVPGLSNLVEQMMQMTDLDALLLGHFYHQTDSEGKMVIIGRSRIVGTSLNRLFAPYGGGGHDQAASLSLRLNEPEAMLHKIYAEFIAQVPPALTARDLMTAPVRTILPQTTIEEAQRVLFRYGHSGLVVVDDRQQLVGVISRRDLDLAIHHGFHHAPVKGYMSREVRTISSDTTMRDIETIMVTDDVGRLPVIEGDQLLGIVTRTDVLRQHHQDEQPLDLLPTPKDDKNRYPLREIFAERLAPSLWQLLQAVATEAEKRGWHLYLVGGAVRDVLLSDSDEELLLQDIDLVVDGFHTAADVGAGVTLANYICDRQPNARLSVHGEFQTAAILWHKDPVLGSLWLDIATARTEFYPYPAANPEVEASSIRQDLYRRDFTINALCLRLTEPRSGELLDFFGGLWDLKKRQIRVLHANSFIEDPTRIYRAVRFAVRLNFQLEVQTEDYIRYAIASGIYDKLHHEKPQAPALTTRLRAELKYLLTAKYWKPALQLLDDLGALKCIHKNLALTENVWWQIRCVDRWLRYHDSDYELEHWRLRLEALLLNLTPAERLKVGDRLQLPKDSLQRLAKISQHQTEILPKLSQAKKLSEKVFALKHLSLPEIILLAAISPKKLRHDLWHYLRRWQHIQAPLDGFDLKELGYKPGPQFRDILSDLLQQTIDKNIGDRPSALAYLETHYPLD from the coding sequence ATGGATGTCATTCTCTGTCACCAAACCGTTGATTTTGATGCCCTAGGGGCGGCGATCGGCTTGGCATATTTGCGGGTTGGGGCGCGGGTTGTGCTGACTGGCGGCGCACATCCAGGGGTAAAACGGTTTCTCGCCCTCTATCGGGGGGAATTTCCCTTTGTGGAAATGCGCTCAGTCCATCCGGAACAGTTGCGAACCATTATGGTGGTGGACAACCAGCAGCGACAACGGCTGGGTAAGGCCCAGGAATGGCTAGATCGACCCCAAGTGAAGCAGATCGAAGTTTATGATCATCACCTCGATCAAGAGCGGGATATTCCGGCAACCTATGTGGAAATTGAGGACGTGGGGGCCACAACAACGATCATTGCCGAAAAATTGCAGGCACGGGGCGTGGAGTTAGATCCTTACACAGCGACGGTGATGGCCTTGGGGATTCATGTGGATACGGGATCACTGACCTTTGACCAAACAACGGTGCGAGATGCCCAGGCCTTGACTTGGCTGATGGGTCAGGGGGCGATGGTGAAAATTATTGCGGAGTACGCTGAACCCGGTTTTTCGCCCCAGGTGCAACATTTGTTTTCGGAGGCGATCGCCAACCTGGAGCGGGAAAATGTCGATGGCCATCGGGTGGCGCGGGTCCTATTAAAAACAGCGAATTTTGTGCCGGGACTGTCGAATCTCGTCGAACAGATGATGCAAATGACGGATCTCGATGCGCTGTTGCTTGGGCATTTTTATCACCAGACCGATTCGGAAGGGAAAATGGTGATCATTGGGCGATCGCGGATTGTAGGCACAAGCCTCAATCGACTGTTTGCTCCCTATGGTGGCGGTGGCCATGATCAAGCCGCATCCTTGAGCTTGCGTCTCAACGAACCAGAGGCAATGTTGCACAAAATCTATGCTGAATTTATTGCCCAGGTGCCCCCTGCCCTAACAGCACGGGATTTAATGACGGCTCCTGTGCGCACGATTTTGCCCCAAACGACCATTGAGGAGGCCCAGCGGGTACTTTTTCGCTACGGCCATTCAGGGTTAGTGGTGGTGGATGATCGGCAACAATTGGTCGGCGTTATTTCGCGGCGGGATCTGGATTTGGCAATTCACCATGGCTTTCACCACGCTCCAGTCAAGGGTTACATGAGCCGAGAGGTGCGCACCATTTCCTCAGACACCACCATGCGCGACATTGAAACGATCATGGTGACTGACGACGTTGGGCGATTACCGGTCATCGAGGGCGACCAACTCCTGGGCATTGTGACGCGGACGGATGTTTTGCGACAGCACCACCAGGACGAGCAGCCCCTCGATCTATTACCCACCCCCAAGGATGACAAAAATCGCTATCCTCTACGGGAAATTTTTGCGGAACGGCTGGCCCCTTCTCTGTGGCAGTTATTACAGGCAGTGGCAACGGAGGCGGAAAAACGGGGTTGGCATTTATATCTCGTGGGTGGAGCGGTGCGGGATGTATTGCTCTCAGATTCAGACGAAGAATTACTGCTCCAGGATATTGATCTGGTGGTGGATGGCTTCCATACGGCGGCGGATGTGGGAGCAGGGGTGACTTTGGCAAATTACATTTGCGATCGCCAACCCAACGCGCGGTTATCGGTACATGGGGAATTTCAAACAGCAGCAATTTTATGGCATAAAGATCCGGTGTTGGGTTCCCTATGGCTGGACATTGCCACCGCCCGGACGGAATTTTATCCCTATCCGGCGGCGAATCCGGAGGTAGAAGCGAGTTCCATTCGGCAGGATTTGTATCGGCGTGATTTTACGATCAATGCCCTCTGCTTACGTCTCACAGAACCCCGGTCGGGGGAATTACTGGACTTTTTCGGCGGCCTTTGGGATCTCAAAAAACGGCAAATTCGGGTGCTCCACGCCAACAGTTTCATCGAAGACCCGACGCGCATTTATCGGGCGGTGCGGTTTGCGGTGCGCTTAAATTTTCAGCTAGAAGTCCAAACGGAAGACTATATCCGTTATGCGATCGCCTCTGGGATTTACGACAAATTGCACCACGAAAAACCCCAAGCGCCAGCCTTAACGACGCGCTTACGGGCAGAATTAAAATATCTTTTGACAGCAAAATATTGGAAGCCTGCGTTGCAATTGTTGGATGATCTCGGCGCGTTGAAATGTATCCACAAAAATCTAGCCTTGACAGAGAATGTCTGGTGGCAAATCCGCTGTGTGGATCGTTGGTTGCGCTATCACGACTCCGATTATGAGTTAGAACATTGGCGGCTTCGACTGGAAGCTTTGTTGCTAAATTTGACCCCAGCAGAACGCTTAAAAGTAGGCGATCGCCTGCAATTACCGAAGGATAGTTTGCAACGGTTAGCGAAAATTTCCCAGCACCAAACTGAAATTTTACCGAAACTTTCCCAAGCTAAAAAACTCAGCGAAAAAGTCTTTGCCCTCAAACATTTATCCTTGCCAGAAATTATTTTACTCGCGGCTATCAGTCCGAAAAAACTACGCCATGATCTCTGGCATTATCTCCGTCGTTGGCAGCATATTCAGGCTCCCCTTGATGGTTTTGATTTGAAAGAATTAGGCTATAAACCGGGGCCACAATTTCGGGATATTTTGTCAGATCTCCTACAACAAACCATTGATAAAAACATTGGCGATCGCCCCTCTGCATTAGCTTATTTAGAAACCCATTATCCCCTTGATTAA